The following are encoded in a window of Campylobacter concisus ATCC 51562 genomic DNA:
- the hisS gene encoding histidine--tRNA ligase, whose protein sequence is MITALRGMKDMLPARAKLYARIIKTCEEVAKNYGYEQILTPHLEETALFKRSVGESSDIVGKEMYQFEDKGGNDVCLRPEGTAGVVRAFIEAKLDRANVTKRCFYHGSMFRYERPQKGRLREFHQFGCECFGEGSVYEDASIILMVSKIFNRLNIKTTLKINSLGDESSMKSYKEKLVKFLDENSEKICEDCKRRKLLNPIRVLDCKVESCQEIYKNAPVITDSLSDEAQADFVKLQEILTANGVKFEIDTKLVRGLDYYCKTAFEFISNEIGSQSAVAGGGRYDRLVEYLGGRASYGVGFAMGVERIMEILGEAEDERAGIYLCALDATNLDFIYALGSKLRKKYQVEISYEAKKLQKHLQNADNKNVKIFLCVGENEMKENKIWYKNLETKDEKTINLDELEKELG, encoded by the coding sequence ATGATAACGGCACTTCGTGGCATGAAAGATATGCTTCCAGCTCGCGCTAAACTTTACGCACGGATAATCAAAACCTGCGAGGAAGTCGCAAAAAACTACGGATATGAGCAAATTTTGACCCCACACCTCGAGGAGACAGCACTTTTTAAAAGAAGTGTCGGCGAGAGCAGTGACATTGTTGGCAAAGAGATGTATCAGTTTGAAGACAAAGGCGGCAACGACGTTTGCTTGCGTCCTGAGGGCACAGCTGGCGTGGTTAGAGCGTTTATCGAGGCAAAACTTGACAGAGCAAATGTGACGAAACGCTGCTTTTATCATGGTTCGATGTTTCGCTATGAGCGCCCACAAAAAGGCCGTTTAAGGGAGTTTCACCAGTTTGGTTGCGAGTGCTTTGGCGAGGGCAGTGTTTACGAGGATGCGAGCATTATCTTGATGGTGAGCAAAATTTTTAACAGACTAAACATAAAAACAACCCTAAAAATAAACTCTCTTGGCGACGAGAGCTCGATGAAGTCTTACAAAGAAAAACTTGTTAAATTTTTAGATGAAAACAGTGAAAAAATTTGCGAGGACTGCAAAAGACGCAAACTTTTAAACCCTATCCGCGTGCTTGACTGCAAAGTCGAGAGCTGCCAAGAAATTTACAAAAACGCTCCTGTCATCACTGATAGCCTAAGCGATGAGGCGCAGGCTGATTTTGTAAAATTGCAAGAAATTTTAACGGCAAATGGCGTTAAATTCGAGATAGACACTAAGCTTGTTCGTGGGTTAGACTACTACTGCAAGACGGCGTTTGAGTTTATTAGCAATGAGATCGGCTCACAAAGTGCAGTAGCAGGCGGAGGCAGATACGATAGGCTCGTAGAGTACCTTGGCGGTAGAGCAAGTTATGGCGTTGGATTTGCGATGGGCGTTGAGAGGATAATGGAAATTTTAGGTGAAGCTGAGGATGAGCGAGCTGGAATTTATCTTTGTGCGCTTGATGCGACGAATTTAGACTTTATCTATGCGCTTGGCTCAAAACTTCGCAAAAAATATCAGGTTGAAATTTCTTATGAAGCCAAAAAACTTCAAAAACATCTACAAAATGCCGACAATAAAAATGTAAAAATTTTCCTTTGCGTGGGCGAAAATGAGATGAAAGAGAATAAAATCTGGTATAAAAATTTAGAGACCAAAGACGAAAAAACGATAAATTTAGATGAGCTTGAAAAGGAGCTGGGATGA
- the speA gene encoding biosynthetic arginine decarboxylase, translating into MNDFGLSIWGNSNFVIEDGKVCINAASKPAIIDIVKEIRDDGYRGPLLLRFPHLIQKQIEQIHASFAKAKKEFAYKGSFNAVFPLKVNQYPGFVKNLVRLGKPYNYGLEAGSKAELLLTMAYNNEKAPITVNGFKDKEMINIGFIAAEMGHNITLTIEGLNELEAIIAIAKERFKPKPKIGLRVRLHSTGSGLWAKSGGIHSKFGLTSTELIEAVKMLKKANLLENFTMIHFHIGSQISEIHPLKKALIEAGNIYAELRKMGASNLKAINLGGGLAIEYSQFKEESSRNYTLNEYANDVVYMLKTISEQKKEIEPDIFIESGRYIAASHALLVAPVLELFSQEYTEEKLNLKKNNPNLITELVDLYKSIKPSNALEYLHDAIHHTESVLTLFDLGYVDLQDRSNAEVLLRLISKKAVVMLGNKSNSSDLTKIQKEVQERYLLNFSIFQSLPDFWGLKQNFPIMPLDRLDERPTLPASIWDITCDSDGEISYDDEKNPLLLHDVDVEKEDYFLGFFLVGAYQEVIGMKHNLFTHPTEATIELTSDGYKITNLLESQSILDIMEDMDYDIYEIQDTLNERLVKSTLINETQKKQILGELYLFLNDNSYLKTIN; encoded by the coding sequence ATGAATGATTTTGGACTTAGCATTTGGGGTAACTCAAATTTTGTTATAGAAGATGGCAAAGTCTGTATAAATGCAGCCAGTAAGCCAGCAATCATCGACATCGTAAAAGAGATAAGAGACGATGGATATAGAGGGCCGCTACTGCTTCGTTTTCCGCATCTTATCCAAAAGCAGATCGAGCAGATCCACGCAAGCTTTGCAAAAGCAAAGAAAGAATTTGCCTACAAAGGCAGCTTTAATGCCGTATTTCCACTTAAAGTGAATCAATATCCTGGCTTTGTAAAAAATTTAGTGCGTCTTGGCAAGCCCTACAACTACGGCCTTGAAGCTGGTAGTAAGGCTGAGCTACTTTTAACTATGGCTTACAATAACGAAAAAGCTCCAATAACCGTAAATGGCTTTAAAGATAAGGAGATGATAAATATAGGCTTTATCGCCGCTGAGATGGGACACAATATCACGCTAACGATTGAGGGCTTAAACGAGCTTGAAGCGATAATTGCCATCGCAAAAGAGCGCTTCAAACCAAAACCAAAGATCGGACTTAGAGTAAGACTGCACTCGACAGGATCGGGGCTCTGGGCAAAAAGTGGTGGCATACACTCTAAATTTGGCCTAACATCAACAGAGCTAATAGAAGCTGTAAAGATGCTAAAAAAGGCAAATTTACTTGAAAATTTCACGATGATACACTTTCACATCGGCTCTCAAATAAGCGAGATACATCCACTCAAAAAAGCTCTCATAGAGGCTGGCAATATCTACGCTGAGCTTAGAAAAATGGGTGCCTCAAATTTAAAAGCGATAAATTTAGGTGGTGGTCTTGCGATAGAATACTCGCAGTTTAAAGAAGAAAGCAGCAGAAACTACACACTAAACGAATATGCAAACGACGTTGTTTATATGCTCAAAACCATAAGTGAGCAAAAAAAGGAGATCGAGCCAGATATTTTTATAGAGTCAGGCCGCTACATCGCCGCTTCTCACGCGCTTTTGGTCGCCCCTGTGCTTGAGCTATTTTCTCAAGAATACACCGAAGAGAAGCTAAATTTAAAGAAAAATAATCCAAATTTAATAACCGAGCTAGTTGATCTTTACAAGTCAATCAAGCCTTCAAACGCCCTAGAATACCTACACGACGCCATCCATCACACAGAGAGCGTTTTAACACTTTTTGATCTAGGATATGTTGATCTTCAAGATAGATCAAACGCAGAGGTGCTTTTAAGGCTCATTAGCAAAAAAGCTGTCGTGATGCTTGGCAACAAGAGCAACTCAAGCGATCTAACTAAAATTCAAAAAGAGGTTCAAGAGAGATACCTGCTAAATTTCTCTATTTTTCAAAGCTTGCCTGACTTTTGGGGTCTAAAGCAAAATTTCCCTATCATGCCACTTGACAGGCTCGATGAGCGCCCTACTTTGCCAGCTTCGATCTGGGACATCACATGCGATAGCGACGGCGAGATTAGCTATGATGACGAGAAAAACCCACTACTTTTGCACGACGTGGACGTGGAAAAAGAAGATTATTTCTTGGGATTTTTCCTAGTTGGCGCATATCAAGAGGTGATCGGTATGAAACACAACCTCTTTACCCACCCGACAGAGGCCACGATAGAGCTAACAAGTGATGGCTACAAGATCACAAATTTACTAGAGAGCCAGTCGATCCTTGATATCATGGAGGACATGGACTATGATATCTACGAGATCCAAGACACTCTAAACGAGCGCTTAGTAAAATCAACTCTGATAAACGAAACACAAAAGAAGCAAATTTTGGGCGAACTTTATCTATTTTTAAATGATAATAGCTATTTAAAGACAATCAATTAA
- the tmk gene encoding dTMP kinase, with protein sequence MYVLFEGIDGVGKSTQIEILASKFSDAIVTKEPGGTQLGENLREILLNSSIKIGKRAEILLFLADRAEHFEKLVTPNLSKLILSDRGFISGIAYALANDENLDENVLLELNKFALNDKFADKIIFFEASAELISSRLKNRGTSDKIEARGLEYLLKVQSLMKQILIKNGFETLFIDASKSIELISKEIENFINFK encoded by the coding sequence TTGAGGGCATTGACGGCGTTGGCAAGAGCACGCAGATAGAAATTTTAGCTTCTAAATTTAGCGATGCCATCGTCACAAAAGAGCCAGGCGGTACGCAGCTTGGTGAAAATTTACGAGAAATTTTACTAAACTCAAGCATAAAAATAGGCAAAAGAGCTGAAATTTTACTCTTTTTGGCTGACAGAGCTGAGCATTTTGAAAAGCTGGTCACTCCAAATTTAAGTAAGCTAATACTTAGCGATAGAGGCTTTATCTCAGGTATCGCCTACGCTTTAGCAAATGATGAAAACTTAGATGAAAACGTGCTTTTAGAGCTTAATAAATTTGCACTAAATGATAAATTTGCAGATAAGATTATTTTTTTTGAAGCAAGTGCTGAGCTAATAAGCTCGCGCCTAAAGAATAGAGGCACAAGCGATAAGATCGAGGCTCGTGGGCTAGAGTATCTTTTAAAAGTGCAAAGTTTGATGAAGCAAATTCTCATTAAAAATGGCTTTGAAACGCTTTTTATAGACGCATCTAAAAGCATAGAGCTAATTTCAAAAGAGATAGAAAATTTTATAAATTTTAAGTAA